A stretch of Candidatus Hydrogenedentota bacterium DNA encodes these proteins:
- a CDS encoding YbjN domain-containing protein, producing the protein MAWMREECSASDAELLERLVGRLEMCLKAFPRSGVTAVLDDDDVVTVWDEGGTTASFWYKVSPGEGLRLHFASPVCGVPQGDRTLFYERLLEPSGYEGPFSRRVENGQVSLVGTLPAEELTDKLVLHVARELLRAAKATTVSLVARFGVRPWHGDEVTETGTFWSLSEPEGSLDPVEQYRRTAFSRIRPYSVPERVRAVVLKNAHLRWMDLPEEDAGTGIDLPRNAHGGDPGDKFLTIDPRLERRLLGRLTSLLLDLDTLREFHVSRPDRRSFFLFHKDIVLETGFEPTLEGGVCLYCQAELCDLPAYPSDELYRSILSTAFENLPAKVWAYEDTVGVCGHLDSRFLTNESARHLLLGALALAEKVHNELTLGFGLKSLCRSEEDTPPDSNTEDLFEED; encoded by the coding sequence ATGGCCTGGATGAGAGAAGAATGTTCAGCATCGGATGCGGAGTTGCTGGAACGACTGGTCGGACGGCTCGAGATGTGCCTGAAGGCATTCCCCCGATCCGGAGTGACCGCGGTTTTGGACGACGACGATGTCGTTACGGTGTGGGATGAGGGGGGGACGACAGCCTCCTTCTGGTACAAAGTGTCGCCTGGGGAGGGCCTCCGTCTGCACTTCGCCTCCCCCGTATGCGGCGTGCCGCAGGGGGACCGGACCCTGTTCTACGAGAGACTGCTGGAGCCTTCGGGGTACGAGGGGCCTTTCAGCAGGCGAGTGGAAAACGGACAGGTTTCCCTTGTGGGAACCCTGCCCGCAGAAGAACTGACGGACAAGCTTGTCCTGCACGTGGCCCGTGAGCTCCTGCGGGCAGCCAAGGCGACCACGGTCTCCCTTGTGGCGCGGTTCGGTGTTCGACCGTGGCACGGCGACGAAGTTACGGAGACGGGAACCTTCTGGAGCCTTTCGGAACCAGAGGGTTCATTGGACCCGGTTGAGCAGTACCGGCGCACCGCCTTCTCCCGCATTCGTCCATATAGTGTCCCCGAGCGTGTTCGTGCCGTCGTGCTGAAGAACGCCCACTTGCGATGGATGGACCTGCCGGAGGAGGATGCCGGCACCGGGATCGACCTGCCCCGGAACGCTCACGGCGGGGATCCGGGCGACAAGTTCCTTACCATAGATCCCCGTTTGGAGAGAAGGTTGCTGGGACGACTGACCAGTCTGCTGCTCGATCTTGACACCCTGCGTGAGTTCCACGTTTCTCGACCGGACCGAAGAAGCTTTTTCCTTTTCCACAAGGATATCGTCCTTGAGACCGGATTTGAGCCCACCCTCGAAGGGGGCGTGTGCCTGTATTGCCAAGCCGAGCTGTGTGATCTTCCCGCCTATCCTTCCGACGAACTGTACCGCTCAATCCTTAGCACCGCCTTCGAAAACCTGCCCGCCAAGGTCTGGGCTTATGAAGATACGGTCGGCGTCTGCGGCCACCTGGATTCCCGATTCCTCACCAACGAGTCTGCCCGCCACCTCCTCCTCGGCGCCCTGGCCCTCGCCGAGAAGGTCCATAACGAACTCACTCTCGGGTTCGGACTCAAGAGCCTGTGCCGCTCCGAGGAAGACACCCCCCCGGATTCGAATACGGAGGATCTGTTCGAGGAAGACTGA
- a CDS encoding WYL domain-containing protein, whose product MISRFDLDERVREWSLRDDIVEKDYVLGWLLWGIGADDTLGTKWAFKGGTCLKKCHIETYRFSEDLDFTVLPGGLIEPAELAPILRAVLERVTEASGLDFRGRDFLLKGHDSGLYTEGRVYYQGPRGATKVASVKVDLSASEKVVRPTVQRRIHHSYPDALPEPATVCCYCFEEVFAEKIRAMGERGRPRDLYDIINLFRHLEPNAHAAIIRTVLAEKCQAKGIPVPTLDSVRTEANREALESEWSNMLAHQLPVLPPLEAFWNEIGDLFAWLETVIKVPALPQMRFASDEEAPVRSGAAVPMQVWHAPVPLETIRFAAANHLCVKLGYEGAQRIIEPYSLRRTRDGHLVLHAVRVDNREHRAYRVDQIQSVEATRQPFKPVYQVKISSVGPI is encoded by the coding sequence ATGATCAGCCGGTTTGACCTCGATGAACGCGTACGGGAATGGTCGCTGCGCGACGATATCGTGGAGAAGGACTACGTCCTCGGATGGCTTCTTTGGGGCATTGGCGCCGACGATACTCTGGGGACCAAGTGGGCGTTCAAAGGCGGCACATGTTTGAAGAAATGCCACATCGAGACCTACCGGTTCTCGGAGGATCTGGATTTCACGGTCCTTCCCGGCGGTCTCATCGAACCTGCCGAACTTGCGCCGATCTTGAGGGCCGTCTTGGAGCGGGTCACGGAAGCGTCGGGACTCGATTTCAGGGGCAGGGATTTTCTCCTCAAGGGGCATGATTCGGGCTTATACACGGAAGGCCGCGTTTACTATCAAGGTCCCCGCGGGGCAACCAAGGTCGCCAGCGTGAAGGTAGACCTAAGCGCATCGGAGAAAGTGGTCCGGCCAACGGTTCAACGCCGCATACATCATTCATACCCCGACGCGCTGCCGGAACCTGCAACCGTTTGCTGCTACTGCTTTGAGGAGGTGTTTGCGGAGAAAATACGTGCCATGGGCGAACGCGGGCGTCCCCGGGATCTCTACGACATCATCAACCTTTTTCGCCACTTGGAACCCAATGCGCATGCCGCAATAATCAGGACAGTCCTGGCGGAGAAGTGTCAGGCCAAGGGTATCCCGGTTCCCACGTTGGATTCGGTCAGGACGGAGGCCAACCGAGAGGCGCTTGAATCGGAATGGTCGAACATGCTGGCCCACCAGCTGCCCGTGCTGCCCCCGCTCGAGGCCTTCTGGAATGAGATTGGGGACCTCTTCGCCTGGCTGGAGACGGTTATCAAGGTGCCCGCGCTTCCCCAAATGCGTTTCGCGTCAGACGAGGAGGCCCCGGTTCGCTCAGGGGCCGCCGTGCCGATGCAGGTGTGGCATGCCCCCGTTCCTCTGGAGACCATCCGTTTCGCCGCAGCGAACCATTTGTGTGTGAAGTTGGGATACGAGGGCGCGCAGCGGATCATCGAGCCATATTCCCTGCGCCGGACACGGGACGGCCACTTGGTGCTTCACGCGGTCCGTGTGGACAACCGCGAGCACCGAGCCTACCGTGTTGACCAAATTCAGAGCGTGGAGGCAACGAGGCAGCCCTTCAAACCGGTCTACCAGGTTAAGATCTCGAGCGTTGGCCCCATTTAG